Proteins from a genomic interval of Desulfovibrio litoralis DSM 11393:
- a CDS encoding energy-coupling factor ABC transporter ATP-binding protein, translated as MSLTHNLNTQKTVLDDKLLAVKDLCFSYNGSLNSNTCPNNLAQHYGELSNISFSLKRGEKVALVGANGSGKSTLLLLLSGCLHPQQGSIILNGEDVTSQVHLARKHAAVLFQDPDNQLFMPSVREELLFSLAHSELEDKLDKTQKKQAVDKILEKLGIEHLSERPPHHLSVGEKKRVALASLLITDPLLLLLDEPSAALDPRSRRKLLETLKELDTALLMATHDLDLALELADKVIVLHEGKITAESKIPGILVDAVFLEKNALELPLSLLKS; from the coding sequence ATGTCGCTAACTCATAATTTAAACACACAAAAAACAGTATTAGATGATAAGCTTTTAGCTGTAAAAGATTTATGTTTTTCATATAACGGAAGCTTAAACTCAAATACTTGTCCTAACAACTTAGCTCAACATTACGGCGAGTTAAGCAATATAAGTTTTAGTTTGAAACGTGGAGAAAAAGTTGCCTTGGTGGGTGCAAACGGTTCGGGTAAGTCTACTCTTTTATTGCTTCTTTCCGGTTGTCTACACCCTCAACAGGGTAGCATTATTTTAAACGGAGAAGATGTTACTTCTCAAGTTCACTTGGCTCGCAAGCATGCCGCTGTTTTGTTTCAAGACCCTGATAATCAACTGTTTATGCCGTCTGTGCGTGAGGAGTTATTGTTTTCTTTGGCTCATTCCGAGCTTGAAGATAAACTTGACAAAACCCAGAAAAAACAGGCTGTTGATAAAATTTTGGAAAAACTTGGTATTGAACACTTATCCGAACGCCCTCCGCATCATTTGTCAGTCGGAGAAAAAAAACGTGTTGCCTTAGCGAGTTTATTAATTACAGACCCCTTATTGTTGCTTTTAGATGAACCGAGTGCGGCGCTTGACCCACGTTCAAGGCGTAAGCTTTTGGAAACTTTAAAAGAGTTAGATACCGCTTTATTGATGGCAACTCATGACCTTGATCTGGCGTTGGAGTTAGCTGATAAAGTTATTGTTCTGCATGAGGGAAAAATTACGGCTGAGAGCAAAATTCCCGGAATATTGGTTGATGCTGTTTTTTTGGAAAAAAATGCTTTGGAATTA
- a CDS encoding energy-coupling factor transporter transmembrane component T family protein, translating into MELNEKIFCTPQASFLLNFDPRAKILATLFLSLAVVFSVRLSFSAVLLALAFVLAFFCSVNFPRLFKMLLTVNLFLIFTWLTLPFSFSEINGNIHLFSSLYLDLNGFYFCLLTTLKVNATAVFLFVFTQGLDSATLASALQSLRVSPKLCTVFVMMCRHVIILIEEFICSLRALRLRTKHDSLSLTFVKRIKRNLKTYAFFIGSVLVQSANRAEKVRFAMLTRGYTYIFNPYLKLNWGIKESCLVVGSLIPFLSIIYLNVANS; encoded by the coding sequence ATGGAACTAAACGAAAAAATATTTTGTACGCCTCAAGCGTCTTTTTTATTAAACTTTGACCCAAGGGCAAAAATTTTAGCAACCTTGTTTTTAAGTTTAGCCGTGGTTTTTTCGGTGCGTTTGAGTTTTTCGGCGGTTCTTTTGGCTTTGGCTTTTGTTTTGGCGTTCTTTTGTTCTGTTAATTTTCCGCGTTTATTTAAGATGTTGTTGACTGTAAATTTGTTTTTAATTTTTACTTGGTTGACTCTACCTTTTTCTTTTTCTGAGATAAACGGAAATATTCACTTGTTTTCATCTTTATACCTTGACTTAAATGGTTTTTATTTTTGTCTTTTGACAACGTTGAAAGTGAATGCGACGGCAGTTTTTTTGTTTGTTTTTACTCAAGGCTTAGATTCTGCGACTTTGGCGAGTGCGTTACAATCTTTAAGGGTTTCACCAAAATTATGTACTGTCTTTGTGATGATGTGTAGGCATGTTATTATTTTAATTGAAGAATTTATATGCTCATTAAGAGCTTTACGTTTACGCACGAAGCATGATAGTTTGTCTTTGACTTTTGTTAAAAGAATAAAACGCAATCTTAAAACCTATGCTTTTTTTATTGGTTCTGTGTTGGTTCAATCTGCCAATCGTGCCGAAAAAGTACGTTTTGCTATGTTAACTCGTGGTTATACTTATATTTTTAACCCTTATCTTAAACTTAATTGGGGTATAAAAGAGAGCTGTCTTGTTGTAGGCAGTTTGATACCATTTTTAAGCATTATTTATCTCAATGTCGCTAACTCATAA
- the cbiM gene encoding cobalt transporter CbiM: MHISEGILSAPVLAGGWGISIGLLAYSLKKTELKDLPKAAVFGSAFFIASLIKVPIGASSAHFALLALMGLTLGYAAVPAIFNALFLQAILFQFGGLWALGVNTVIMAVPALVSFWLFQKPCLNYLATHSKSSQPLTFNLNTVKGLFWAFFAGFSAVFFAVVLVFFMLLFSNELLLKTAWLFAFSHLPLAFCEGLVTAFAVGFLAKVSPSLLSTSNFESVTVKGF, from the coding sequence ATGCATATCAGCGAAGGAATTTTATCTGCACCTGTGTTGGCAGGAGGGTGGGGAATAAGTATAGGTCTTTTGGCTTATAGTCTGAAAAAAACTGAACTTAAAGACCTACCGAAAGCGGCGGTTTTTGGCAGTGCCTTTTTTATTGCCTCTTTAATTAAAGTGCCTATAGGTGCGAGTTCGGCACACTTTGCCTTACTGGCTTTAATGGGGCTTACGCTTGGTTATGCTGCTGTTCCTGCGATTTTTAACGCATTGTTTTTACAGGCGATTTTATTTCAATTTGGTGGTCTTTGGGCTTTGGGGGTAAATACGGTTATTATGGCTGTTCCGGCTTTAGTGAGTTTTTGGTTATTTCAAAAACCTTGTTTAAATTATTTGGCAACTCACTCTAAAAGTTCACAGCCTCTTACTTTTAACTTAAATACGGTTAAAGGTCTTTTTTGGGCATTTTTTGCGGGTTTTAGTGCGGTTTTTTTCGCTGTTGTTTTAGTGTTCTTTATGCTACTTTTTAGTAATGAATTATTATTAAAAACAGCTTGGCTTTTTGCTTTTAGTCATTTACCTTTGGCTTTCTGTGAGGGGTTGGTTACAGCCTTTGCGGTGGGTTTTTTGGCAAAAGTTTCACCGAGTTTGTTGTCTACTTCCAACTTTGAAAGCGTTACTGTGAAAGGTTTTTGA